From Clarias gariepinus isolate MV-2021 ecotype Netherlands chromosome 2, CGAR_prim_01v2, whole genome shotgun sequence, one genomic window encodes:
- the LOC128509274 gene encoding interferon-induced protein 44-like encodes MASIVSSLGNEKEAKLQRFFSTPVRFHLLYKSSHHGAQISQLLSSFDKSGNFLLIVFPQSGSVRGAYVSKSLKHGTDFSDAEAFVFELTEHDATRFPVINPAKAVTVTNQQNPVQPAGFGAVRVSSQIVASIFFGSCLKLKSGNGCWNVSFCTDETYGTTWPQENNICCVNVELHRVQDVVGVLPTPWREVSWTDVAREDLRQEFVSFKLPSKFPVSQVKALLLGPVGSGKSCFINSIRSTMYKRIVHLPNVGTAVNGFTKKLTIYDIHGEKGGSPTVLSLCDVLALGDDEVAGLCFSDALAVIKGHVQKGYKFQPDSPITDAISGYKANPSLNEQAHCALFTLDAFKLTSYPSSLKSTLRKLNTTLSDLGIPQVILLTHVDQVCPAVQDDLKHIYSSQTVKDKMQKAAELVGLPLSYVLPVKNYVSELTVDCKTDILLLTVVTSILRAVDDTLEDQYPCTVKHED; translated from the exons ATGGCTTCCATCGTGTCTTCCCTGGGCAATGAGAAGGAGGCAAAGCTGCAAAGGTTTTTCTCCACTCCTGTTCGTTTTCATCTTCTGTACAAGAGCAGTCATCATGGAGCCCAAATCAGTCAGCTCCTCTCCAGTTTCGACAAAAGCGGCAATTTTTTGCTCATTGTGTTCCCGCAGTCGGGATCAGTCAGAGGAGCTTATGTAAGTAAATCCCTGAAACATGGAACAGACTTCTCTGATGCAGAAGCTTTTGTGTTTGAATTGACTGAGCACGATGCCACACGGTTTCCAGTGATAAACCCAGCCAAAGCAGTCACGGTCACCAACCAACAAAATCCAGTTCAACCTGCTGGGTTTGGAGCTGTAAGGGTCTCTTCTCAGATTGTAGCCTCTATCTTTTTTGGAAGCTGCTTAAAACTAAAATCAGGTAATGGCTGCTGGAATGTGAGCTTCTGCACAGATGAGACCTATGGAACAACATGGCCACAGGAGAACAACATTTGCTGTGTAAATGTGGAGCTGCACCGTGTCCAAG ATGTGGTTGGTGTTTTACCTACCCCGTGGAGAGAAGTGTCTTGGACAGATGT GGCAAGAGAAGACCTAAGGCAGGAATTTGTCTCCTTTAAGCTGCCATCAAAGTTTCCAGTGTCACAGGTTAAGGCTTTGCTCTTGGGCCCAGTGGGTTCTGGGAAATCCTGCTTCATTAACTCCATCAGATCCACCATGTACAAGCGAATTGTTCATCTGCCCAACGTCGGCACTGCAGTAAATGGGTTCACTAAGAAG CTGACAATCTATGATATCCATGGAGAGAAAGGAGGTTCCCCGACTGTTCTGAGTCTCTGTGATGTGCTGGCATTAGGAGACGACGAGGTCGCTGGTCTCTGTTTCTCTGATGCGCTGGCTGTTATAAAGGGCCATGTTCAAAAAGGATATAAG TTCCAGCCTGATTCTCCAATCACAGATGCAATAAGCGGATACAAAGCAAACCCTTCACTAAATGAGCAGGCTCACTGTGCCCTCTTTACACTCGATGCCTTCAAGTTGACATCATACCCCAGCAGCCTGAAATCCACACTTAGGAAGTTAAACACCACCCTATCAGACCTGG GTATCCCTCAGGTGATTTTGCTCACTCATGTTGACCAGGTGTGCCCGGCAGTACAAGATGACTTGAAGCATATCTACTCCAGCCAAACTGTGAAAGATAAG ATGCAGAAAGCAGCTGAGTTGGTGGGTTTGCCATTGTCCTACGTGCTGCCAGTAAAAAATTACGTTTCTGAGCTGACTGTGGACTGCAAAACTGACATCCTGCTTTTGACTGTGGTTACAAGCATCCTACGGGCTGTAGACGATACACTTGAAGATCAGTATCCCTGTACAGTTAAACATGAAGACTAG
- the LOC128509283 gene encoding interferon-induced protein 44-like, translating to MASIVSSLGNEKEARLRSFFSLPVRFHLLYKSSQHGAQSTQLFSSFDTNGKFLLAVFLQSGSVKGAFMSKSLKYGTDFSDPEAFVFELNEHDATQFPVINPAKAVTVSNQQASTNYGYGSAQNSVGISFGNCLNLKLENGSWNVSFCTDATYGTTWAQENSIYCVDVELHLVQDVADVLPTPWNEVSWTDTTREALREEFVSFKLPSNFPVSRVKALLLGPVGSGKTCFINSIRSTMYKRIVRLPNVGTAVHGFTKKLTNYDVYGEKRGSPTVLSLYDVMALGDDDTAGLTFSDALAVIKGHVPKGYKFQPDTPITDAVCGYNAKPSKNEQVHCVLFTFDASKLTQYPSSLKSTLRKLNATLSDLGIPQLIVLTHVDQVCVAVKENLKNVYSSRTVQDKMQKAAELVGLPLSYVLPVKNYVSQQAVDCNSDILILSVITSILQAVDDTLEDQYPCTHKVEVV from the exons ATGGCTTCCATCGTGTCTTCCCTGGGCAACGAGAAAGAGGCAAGGCTTCGAAGTTTTTTCTCCCTTCCTGTTCGTTTTCATCTTCTGTACAAGAGCAGTCAACATGGGGCCCAAAGCACTCAGCTCTTCTCCAGTTTCGATACAAATGGCAAGTTTTTGCTTGCTGTGTTCCTTCAGTCGGGGTCAGTGAAAGGAGCTTTCATGAGTAAGTCCCTGAAATATGGAACAGACTTCTCTGACCCAGAGGCATTTGTGTTTGAACTAAATGAGCATGATGCCACACAGTTTCCAGTGATAAACCCAGCCAAAGCTGTCACGGTCAGCAACCAACAAGCTTCCACCAACTATGGCTATGGATCTGCGCAGAATTCGGTTGGTATCTCCTTTGGAAACTGCTTAAACCTAAAATTGGAAAATGGCTCCTGGAATGTGAGCTTTTGCACAGATGCGACCTATGGAACAACATGGGCTCAGGAGAACAGCATTTACTGTGTAGATGTGGAGCTCCACCTTGTCCAAG atgTGGCTGATGTTTTACCAACCCCTTGGAACGAAGTGTCCTGGACAGATAC AACAAGGGAAGCCCTAAGGGAGGAATTTGTCTCTTTCAAGCTGCCATCTAACTTTCCAGTGTCACGGGTTAAGGCTTTGCTCTTGGGCCCAGTGGGTTCTGGAAAAACCTGTTTCATCAACTCCATCAGATCCACCATGTACAAGCGGATTGTTCGTCTGCCCAACGTCGGCACTGCAGTTCATGGGTTCACCAAGAAG CTGACAAATTATGATGTCTATGGAGAAAAACGAGGTTCTCCGACTGTTCTGAGTCTCTATGATGTGATGGCATTAGGAGATGATGACACTGCTGGTCTTACTTTCTCAGATGCCCTAGCTGTCATCAAAGGCCACGTCCCGAAAGGATACAAG TTCCAGCCTGACACTCCAATCACAGATGCAGTATGCGGCTACAATGCAAAGCCTTCCAAAAATGAGCAGGTTCACTGTGTGCTCTTCACATTTGATGCCTCAAAGTTGACACAATACCCCAGCAGCCTGAAGTCCACACTTAGGAAACTAAATGCAACCCTATCAGACCTCG GTATTCCTCAGCTGATTGTGCTCACTCATGTGGACCAGGTGTGTGTTGCAGTAAAGGAGAATTTAAAGAATGTCTACTCCAGCCGAACTGTGCAGGATAAG ATGCAGAAAGCAGCGGAGTTGGTGGGATTACCATTGTCCTACGTGCTGCCAGTTAAGAACTACGTTTCCCAGCAGGCTGTGGACTGCAACTCTGACATCTTGATCCTGAGTGTGATTACAAGCATTCTACAGGCTGTTGATGATACACTTGAGGACCAGTATCCCTGTACACATAAAGTTGAAGTCGTGTAG
- the LOC128509303 gene encoding interferon-induced protein 44-like: MSFIASSLGNEKEVKLRRFFSLPVRFHLLYKSRHHGTQSSQFFSSFDTHGKYLLAVFLQSGSVRGAFTSKSLKHGTDFSDPEAFVFEINDLNATQFPVINPAKAVTVSNQQNAAQSRSFKTAQNSVSISFGNCLNLKLENGSWTVSFCTDVTYGTTWAQESNIYCLDVELHHVQDVADVLPTPWNEVSWTETTREALREEFVSFKLPANYPVSRVKALLLGPVGSGKTCFINSIRSTMYKRIVRLPNVGTAVHGFTKKLTNYDVHGEKRGSPTVLSLYDVMALGDDDTAGLTFSDALAVIKGHVPKGYKFQPDTPITDAVCGYNAKPSKNEQVHCVLFTLDASKLTQYPSSLKSTLRKLNATLSDLGIPQLIVLTHVDQVCVAVKENLKNVYSSRTVQDKMQKAAELVGLPLSYVLPVKNYVTQQAVDCNSDILILSVITSILQAVDDTLEDQYPCTHKNELV; encoded by the exons ATGTCTTTCATTGCGTCTTCCCTGGGCAATGAAAAAGAGGTGAAACTTCGAAGGTTTTTCTCCCTTCCTGTTCGTTTTCATCTTCTGTACAAGAGCCGTCATCATGGAACCCAAAGCAGTCAGTTCTTCTCCAGTTTCGACACACATGGAAAATATTTGCTCGCTGTGTTCCTGCAGTCGGGGTCAGTCAGGGGAGCTTTTACAAGTAAATCCCTGAAACATGGAACAGACTTCTCTGATCCAGAAGCATTTGTGTTTGAAATAAATGATCTTAATGCCACTCAGTTTCCAGTGATAAACCCAGCCAAAGCTGTCACAGTCAGCAACCAACAAAATGCAGCTCAGTCCCGTTCCTTTAAAACTGCACAGAATTCAGTTAGTATCTCCTTTGGAAACTGCTTAAACCTAAAACTGGAAAATGGCTCCTGGACCGTGAGCTTCTGTACAGATGTGACCTATGGAACAACATGGGCTCAGGAGAGCAACATTTACTGTTTAGATGTGGAACTGCACCATGtccaag ATGTGGCTGATGTTTTACCAACTCCTTGGAACGAAGTGTCCTGGACAGAGAc AACAAGGGAAGCCCTAAGGGAGGAATTTGTCTCTTTCAAACTGCCGGCTAACTATCCAGTGTCACGGGTTAAGGCTTTGCTCTTGGGCCCAGTGGGTTCTGGAAAAACCTGTTTCATCAACTCCATCAGATCCACCATGTACAAGCGGATTGTTCGTCTGCCCAACGTCGGCACTGCAGTTCATGGGTTCACCAAGAAG CTGACAAATTATGATGTCCATGGAGAAAAACGAGGTTCTCCGACTGTTCTGAGTCTCTATGATGTGATGGCATTAGGAGATGATGACACTGCTGGTCTCACTTTCTCAGATGCCCTAGCTGTCATCAAAGGCCACGTCCCGAAAGGATACAAG TTCCAGCCTGACACTCCAATCACAGATGCAGTATGCGGCTACAATGCAAAGCCTTCCAAAAATGAGCAGGTTCACTGTGTGCTCTTCACACTTGATGCCTCAAAGTTGACACAATACCCCAGCAGCCTGAAGTCCACACTTAGGAAACTAAATGCCACCCTATCAGACCTGG GTATTCCTCAGCTGATTGTGCTCACTCATGTGGACCAGGTGTGCGTTGCAGTAAAGGAGAATTTGAAGAATGTTTACTCCAGCCGAACTGTGCAGGATAAG ATGCAGAAAGCAGCGGAGTTGGTGGGATTACCATTGTCCTACGTGCTGCCAGTTAAGAACTACGTTACCCAGCAGGCTGTCGACTGCAACTCTGACATCTTGATCCTGAGTGTGATTACAAGCATTCTACAGGCTGTGGATGATACACTTGAGGACCAGTATCCCTGTACACATAAAAATGAATTAGTGTAG